The following is a genomic window from Labrus bergylta chromosome 2, fLabBer1.1, whole genome shotgun sequence.
ATGTGAAGATggacaaatataaaaataaaaagaaagcagCCAAATTTATCAACATTTCATCTTTCATTTAATCTCTCAGGAggtaaaactaaactaaaataatCACTGAATGCACATTGGAGGTCTTCATGAAGCCTTAAAGCCTGAAATACACCTACATGCTGATGTAAACACACTTACGCCATGGGCGTGTGACTTGAGGCTCAGGCCAGCTTTGCCCACCTGGACTGTCTGTTGTTATGTATCCTCTGCAAACAATTACATAAACCCTATACACTGCTGACTGCGAGGGCTCATCAGCTTACAGCAGAGGATTTTGTAAACTGGATTAGCGGTAGATTTAAACTCTGCATTTAGGTTCAAGAAGTGAAAATAATCAGTGAGCTTGTCTGTGCCTTGGGTATAAAAGGCCCATCTGCTGTTATTTCAGCACAGCTCAGACACTGCGACAGCTCTGCACTGAAGGATTCATTGTTTGTCACGGAGGATTCACTCTACACTACAGGTAAGAAGATGCTGCTTTTTGGGATCCAACTCAATATGAAGGCGCAAGTGTGACTGTTTTTACttaagggagaaaaaaaacaccctacCATGCAATTTGACATGTTCTTCATTTGGGTTCTTCTCTAGGATGGACTTCCAAATGTTTACCCTGGTGATGCTGATCCTGGCCTGTGTGGAGCAGGGCCTGGCCTCCTGCGTGGTTGACAGCTTCATGGTCAAAGAGGACTTCGACCCCAAAAGAGTGAGTACAGAAATGTTTGTTCTGAAATAAACAACATGGAAGGATTCGAAAAGTGACTACCAATGAAAACTTTAATTATATAATTCTTCTAAAATGAGCATGGTAAATAGAGTTAGAATTATTGACGTCTTCCAAATAAACTAGTACATCGTCTGCATATAATGACATATTTTAGTCTATGCACAACAATCCTGAGGTATGAGAAATTTAGAAGCTAAAATCGGATTCTGTTGTGCACCATAcgcacacaggacacacacacaaaatacagtATCTCATTAATGCTCAAGAAAcataatcatatttatttttgctccACAGTATGAAGGAAAGTGGTACGCTCTGCAGAAGAAGGATCCTGAGGGTTTGTTCCTGCAGGACAACATCTCAGCTGAATACACTATTGGAGACGATGGTGCCATGGTTGCCTCCTCCAGGGGCAGAGTCACTCTCTTTGGGTGGGTGTTTGGTATTTTTACAAATCTAATTAGTAGCagttagttatttttaatgtttcaagAAGTTAAAGGTTTTCATTCCTTCCATCAAATGTGACATTATTTTACCCTTTACTTCACATTTAGGTTCTGGGTTGTGTGTGCTGACATGGCAGCTCAGTACTCAGTCCCTGACCCCGGCAGCCCCGGAAAGATGTTCATGAACTACCAGGGACTGGCCAGCTATCTGTCCAGCGGCGGTGAGCCTCCTCAGATTTTAACCTACCACATCCACTCATTCGCTCTCACACATTTCTGACTAAGATTCTTGCTCTCTGCTATTCCAGGTGACAACTACTGGGTGATCGACACAGACTATGACAACTACGCAATCACCTACGCCTGCCGCAAGCTGAAGGATGATGGAAGCTGCGAGGATGGATATTCCCTGGTCTTTGCCCGCAGCCCCCGTGGCCTCCCCCCTACCATCCAGAGAGTCGTCCGCCAAAAACAGGAGGAGATCTGCATGGCTGGAGAGTTCCAGCCCGTGCTGCAGTCAGGTATGTACTCTGGCTTGTCACATTCAGCTTAACAGACGGACCACCAGTAAAAGAACAAGAAAGTAAATGACTTCCAATTTGAAAGATTTAGTTGGACAGTTAACAGCCTCTTGCAATAAATGGACGTGTAGGATTATAGACCTCGTAGTACCTAAAATATTAAAGCTCAAAAACTGTCCTCACTGAACAAGTTCTGTACactattaaaaatacaaaaaagctAATTTACTTATTTTAGAGGGAATATTTACGTTTCAAGCTCTGAATGTTATCTAATGTCACTCTTCTCTCCACTCTTTACAGGAGCATGCTAAACTGTACCTGAGCTGGAGATAGTTGAGCAGCCCTTCATCATACAGGATTCATCCTTCTGCCCACGCCGAAGAtagagcactttttaaaaatcgcAAATGGTAGAACAATCCTGAGAAGTTTTGTCCAAAATAATAGGAGAGGATAATCGGATGAATCCAATTCAAGACCCAAAAAGAAAATTAACTGAACACTGCCTAAATGAAATTATGCGCCCAagccaaatcaaatcaaaatcacTACGGGTTGAGTGAATGTGATGATATCATCAACCGTACGATACTTCTTATGTCACACTGATGGGAAACATCTGCACTGGAAGTTTATTCTGTATTGGTGACAATAAAATTTTATAAAGAaatttgttgttgtgcttgtattttttttttttaaatgtgcatgaTACTTAGACTGGTGATGAAAGTTTACTTATCTCATGCTCAAACAATTATATAAAATCATAGTCATTTAAGTACAGTattaaagagttttaaaaattCAACACATTTAGAATACAGATTTGCAGTGAATGTATCCATCAGATAATTGTTCTGATTGTAACAGTTTCTGTTACAGTGTGATCATTTAATGAATGACCTTATCAACAGGTGACCTTGAGTTAGTTCTTTCATAACAATCAAAAGGTCACTACCCtggtgaaacatgtttttctggaATATTGGAACCCTGCAGAGTGTACTTTACTTTGTTCCTTCATAgcaataaaatttaaaaatgttttacagtttaagTGGCATGAGCAGTAACATCTCATTTTAACACTGCTTTTTGTCTAAAATATATGCATAGCATGACTGTTTTCTTAATATCATCATGGTCATCTGTGCCTCAATAATCTAAACCTAAATCACACATATCAAAGATGTAATCATACATCGCTGAAAACAGTCCCTACTGATATTTTAGAAAAGACTGCTAAACGCTACCTTACCCAGCTGTCTAATGAATGTATTcagccctttaaaaaaaagaatatatgtAGTtgtgacatgtttacatcaaaTTGGTAGAAGACTTTGGTTTTTGGGCTGAGTGCCACAGACAGAGTAAGAAGAGTCAAAGCTGTGGGTTGAGAGTTTTTGGAATTTGttacaaaaatattaaatatcgTCCtaagtttatattttttatcctacgactttaattacattttactGTTTGCTCGAAGCCGACCACCGTGTGGggccacatgtacagaggctgttgtcctcaaAGGGGCCTGATtaagatctgacctgtggctcctttcccaatgtgtcattccccactctctctctctacattcagactctatccactttcctgtctctatAATAACAGGATAAAGAGTCCCAGAAAGAAATCCAGAAAAAGAAGCTGCAGTCCTTAAGTTCATAAAGTTATAACTAGCACTTCTTGTcttgacaaatgaataaatcagttCAGAAATGAAAGTGCTTGGGCTGATGATAACTGTTTTAAGTAACTTTTATCTCAATCTTGTTGAAATAACTGTGATTTTATACAAAAAATGTGATGCCCTAATCAGTGACCATAAAGTGCATGTTAAAAAATTAAGTATTCTGATTGAGGAGATGAACAAGAACTTAAATTTTCacaatagactgtataaaacatcacCAACAGCACATTTATGGTTATCAAATGTATTTACAGTGTACAAAACCGTTTGAAACTTGATGTTAAATGATATAGTGCACGTCCTGGCCTTGGTCTAGAGCTCCTCTGAATACTTCTCTGGCAGTGAGTATGGCCCCGGTCTCCCCCAGTAGTCTACAGCTCGGACTCTGTACAGACCTCCAACCTCCTGATCCACTGCAGACGCACAACAGGGTGAACAGTATTATTTCTGTGGCTGGATGCCAAAACATGCTTTAAAGGCTGGATGTATTTTTTCATGCTGAAtgccaaaacatttttttttactcataacTCTTACCAGGTGAATAAACACAAGAGGTGAAAATAGTGTCTTGAGTGTTTATTCTGCGGAACTCTTTTTGATCCGTGGAGAATTCTACTTCAAATGTCTTAATGcatctgaaaataaagaaaggaaaatgCATGAATTAGTtctttcttggtcttggtccaTGCATATGACATAGTAACTGCATttcaacaaagacacacagagggcGGCTGCACTCAATCTGAGGACCCTACCACACAGCTACACTGAATATAAGGAGGAAACTCATTTAACTGTGCCTCCTCTACGAGCTCTTACAGAGACAAAGGAAAACAATAGACAGAAACAACATTGAGCACCTACTTTGAATCGACACAGTGGTCTGACCAGGCGATCAGGACTTGGCCTTTGGTGATCCTGATGAAGCGTAATCCATTCACCTTATCgaaagttaaaaacagaggagACCTCAGGATAATCGCTTTTGTAACATGCAGTCAAGTCTCATTCAGCTCTTTTTCTGTTGGCTGTGTTTAACTGACATCCATCAAGCTTTCTCAATCCAACACAGACTTTGAGTTACATTCATTCAGTCAGTATTCCCtttctcacattttaaagctcagtAACTGGAGAAACAGTGTCTTGCTTGTAtggacacaaacatgcaaacgtAACAAACAGGGACCCAGGTGTTGAATGTTAGGTCTGACCTGGTTTGGTGGGGTTTTGGGCTGGGCACAAATGTGGATGAGAAGGACTGAAGGCACAGACAGTTTGGCTTTCAGAGTCAGAGTGTCCCCTGAAGGAAGTTCCCACGGTCCATCAACAAGAGGGTCCTGAAACAATGACACTTAATGAGATCAATGCATGTCTAAAAATGAAACAGGTCATGAAGCAGAATTTAACGTTTACTAAAA
Proteins encoded in this region:
- the LOC109982077 gene encoding purpurin, which codes for MDFQMFTLVMLILACVEQGLASCVVDSFMVKEDFDPKRYEGKWYALQKKDPEGLFLQDNISAEYTIGDDGAMVASSRGRVTLFGFWVVCADMAAQYSVPDPGSPGKMFMNYQGLASYLSSGGDNYWVIDTDYDNYAITYACRKLKDDGSCEDGYSLVFARSPRGLPPTIQRVVRQKQEEICMAGEFQPVLQSGAC